GATTGTAATAGCATTCCTTCAACTATCTCCTTTCTCATCCTTTCCATTTTTTCTCACTGCTTCTGTGCCCGATTTGTCTCTGACTGACCCATTTATTTTTCCAATCTTTCATTGGCAAAATCGCACTGACACTTCCCTAATTTCTTTTGTTTCCCACTCTTCTATTCAAACCTTCCCCTCTtatacccccctcccccaatccgcCTTCCCATTCCCCCTCCNNNNNNNNNNNNNNNNNNNNNNNNNNNNNNNNNNNNNNNNNNNNNNNNNNNNNNNNNNNNNNNNNNNNNNNNNNNNNNNNNNNNNNNNNNNNNNNNNNNNNNNNNNNNNNNNNNNNNNNNNNNNNNNNNNNNNNNNNNNNNNNNCCACTCATCCTCCCTCCCCTCACACATTCCCCTCACATCCACTCCTTGCTCTCACACATTGCCCTTTCCCCTACACATCCCTCTCCTCTCACATGTTCCCCTTCCCCTCAcactttctcctgctcttttTCCTTGCATCTTTATCCTCTCCCTCCAATCATTTTCTATTAAATGCATTGCTTCATTCTCTGTCTCTATGCTTTCTGTTTTGATCTCTCCATCTTTCTCTTTCACCCCATTGTTTTCTTTATGACTactttttccctctctctttcccctcctcATATTGGTTATTCTATTTACTGTCAACTTGTTCCCTCTCAGATTTGTTCTATGATTTTAATATTAATTCCAACCGTTTTCCTCTCCCTGTGTGTGGTCCCATTTTTCTACCCTGTCAGTTTTCTCGCTTTCTCCGTGATCTTGCTCCCTATTTTCCtgtatttcttttcctttcattctATTGTTTTTTTTGCTGTCTTTGAAACTGCTCTCCTTGCATCTGTGTTGTTTCTGCTCTGCACTATTTCCCCGCCTCTCCCTGCTTTGCCCGGTGTTAGTGCTCCTGGGCAGTCTCATTCTCTCATTGCTCActgtctcactgtccactctgtcagCACTGCCTGAAGACCAATCTTCCACTTCAGAGTCACTGAATGGTTATGCTGTAGAACAAGACAGGTTCAGCCCATTGTCAGCGCCTCTCTTCCTTTGTCAGTTTATCTCtaatgtttgtgatttttaatgttgtcccCCTCCATCTCTCTTTCCTTTGGACATACATGTCCCACCTTAGGATCCACCTATCCTTcttttcccctctctttctctctcacatacgTTCCCTCAGgtcttttctctccctctttataTCTCTTTCAGACACACACTTTCCTTGGAttgtctcactcactcacattccCTGAGATATCCCTCTCTCTTTCACAGGAATGGCTCTCTCTAAATCCCCACATCTCTCTCTTCCCCTgaggctctctctctctggtctcattctgtctgtttctgtggcatctcacagacacacagacacatttctCTCTCACATCCACATTTTCCTGGAGGTCTCTCTCTCCGCCTCaaatctcttcctctctcttcccgtggcatctttctctctctctccgtcaagcacacacatgcacactttcctcggaatctctctctctctctctttctgtgggATATCTCATGGTCTCTCTCAGGTCACTCACTCCCCCTctggtctctttctctctcactcacacacacactttcctgGGGGTCCCTCTCTCCATCTGGTTTCTTTTTGACTTTCTGACCGATGTCTTTCTGACTCACTTTCCCTGAGAAGTCCCTTTTGTCTCTTTCTGtgggatttctctctctctctctctctctcctccctgagGTCACTCACTCACCCAtctttctctcatacacacacacactttcctgGGgctcccttctctctccctctggtctCTTTCTGCCATGggatctctctctttccctgggATGTCTTCCTCATGCATTTTCCCTGATAATTCTCTTCTCTCTTCTCGGCgaatatctctttctctctctctctctgtctgcactCTTTCCTTGGGTTATTtcactgaagtttttttttgaacaggTCTCTGTCTTTCTCACATCTGGATCCACTGTTGCCTGCACCCTCTGTCTCTTAACCCTCCCACAACCACATCCAGGGGGTGATGCTGATGCCAGAGGGAGTGTATTGGGCAGAGGGAGCTTACCTCGACCACTTGGGGCATGGGGCTGACTGTGTTGGCTTTACGGGAGCCGATGCGGAACTTGGCGGCCTTGTAGATCTTCCAGTAGACAAAGAGCACCACGCAGAGGGGCAGGTAGAAGGCGCCAAAGGTGGAGAAGATGGTGTAGGAGGGCTCCTGGCTGACCTGGCAACGGCCGTCTCGCTCCGAGTAGGCATTGCCCCCCCAGCCGAACAGCGGCGAGAGGGAGATGACGGCGGACAGCGCCCAGGTCAGGCCGATCATGAGGTTGGAGAGGCGGCGCCGAGCCTGCACCGTGTACTCCAGGTGCCGGCTGATGGACCAGTAGCGGTCTAGGGCAATGGCGGTCACGTTCCAGATGCTGGCGGTGCAGCACAGCACGTCCAGGCTGACCCACAGCTGGCAGAGTGGCCGGCCCAGCAGCCAGCGGCGCCCGTGCAGCTCATGCACCAGGCTCAGGGGCATGACTAACGCCGCCACCAGCACGTCCGACACCGCCATGGAGGCCACCAGGTTGTGCGGGACTCGGTGGAACGCGCGCACCCTCAGGATGGTTACCAGCACCAGGCCGTTCCACAGCAGCGTGGCCAGCACCAGGCCAGCCAGCAGCGTCAGGGCCAGGATGCTGAATACGGATACCCCTCCAGGGGGCAGCTGCCCTTCGCTCCTGTTGCCCCACTGCAGTGAGCTGTTGGATACATCCATGCTTATTCCTCCCCACAGTCCAGAGTGAAGTGGTGGGGAGACGGAGGGGGTGAATAAGTCCCCTTTAATGCCCCCTCTCTTTCTGCCTCTCACAGACACCCCTTGCCCCAAGGGGGGTGAGCTGCAAATCCAGTCCCACTCGAACTCTCCATTTCTCGGGACAACAGTGCCAAGCTGGGCTCACCGAGGCGAGTAGCAGGTGTGTAGTAGGACCCTGGAGACACTAGgcaacagcatctgtggatataCAAAGAGAGAGTTAGAGCTTCCCAATCCGTGTGATTTCTCCAGAACTGTTCCCCCCAGTGTCTCTAGCACTTCTGtctctttcatttctttgaaattaAATTAGCTGGCTTAAGGGGGCAGGTCAGTCACTGCACACAGGGGGCAGGGCTCCCACTGCACACGGGGGGGGCAGGGCTCCCACTGCACACAGGGGGGGGCAGGGCTCCCACTGCACACAGGGGGGGGCAGGGCTCCCACTGCACACAGGGGTGGCACGGCACCCACTGCACACGGGGGGGCAGGGCTCCCGNNNNNNNNNNNNNNNNNNNNNNNNNNNNNNNNNNNNNNNNNNNNNNNNNNNNNNNNNNNNNNNNNNNNNNNNNNNNNNNNNNNNNNNNNNNNNNNNNNNNNNNNNNNNNNNNNNNNNNNNNNNNNNNNNNNNNNNNNNNNNNNNNNNNNNNNNNNNNNNNNNNNNNNNNNNNNNNNNNNNNNNNNNNNNNNNNNNNNNNNNNNNNNNNNNNNNNNNNNNNNNNNNNNNNNNNNNNNNNNNNNNNNNNNNNNNNNNNNNNNNNNNNNNNNNNNNNNNNNNNNNNNNNNNNNNNNNNNNNNNNNNNNNNNNNNNNNNNNNNNNNNNNNNNNNNNNNNNNNNNNNNNNNNNNNNNNNNNNNNNNNNNNNNNNNNNNNNNNNNNNNNNNNNNNNNNNNNNNNNNNNNNNNNNNNNNNNNNNNNNNNNNNNNNNNNNNNNNNNNNNNNNNNNNNNNNNNNNNNNNNNNNNNNNNNNNNNNNNNNNNNNNNNNNNNNNNNNNNNNNNNNNNNNNNNNNNNNNNNNNNNNNNNNNNNNNNNNNNNNNNNNNNNNNNNNNNNNNNNNNNNNNNNNNNNNNNNNNNNNNNNNNNNNNNNNNNNNNNNNNNNNNNNNNNNNNNNNNNNNNNNNNNNNNNNNNNNNNNNNNNNNNNNNNNNNNNNNNNNNNNNNNNNNNNNNNNNNNNNNNNNNNNNNNNNNNNNNNNNNNNNNNNNNNNNNNNNNNNNNNNNNNNNNNNNNNNNNNNNNNNNNNNNNNNNNNNNNNNNNNNNNNNNNNNNNNNNNNNNNNNNNNNNNNNNNNNNNNNNNNNNNNNNNNNNNNNNNNNNNNNNNNNNNNNNNNNNNNNNNNNNNNNNNNNNNNNNNNNNNNNNNNNNNNNNNNNNNNNNNNNNNNNNNNNNNNNNNNNNNNNNNNNNNNNNNNNNNNNNNNNNNNNNNNNNNNNNNNNNNNNNNNNNNNNNNNNNNNNNNNNNNNNNNNNNNNNNNNNNNNNNNNNNNNNNNNNNNNNNNNNNNNNNNNNNNNNNNNNNNNNNNNNNNNNNNNNNNNNNNNNNNNNNNNNNNNNNNNNNNNNNNNNNNNNNNNNNNNNNNNNNNNNNNNNNNNNNNNNNNNNNNNNNNNNNNNNNNNNNNNNNNNNNNNNNNNNNNNNNNNNNNNNNNNNNNNNNNNNNNNNNNNNNNNNNNNNNNNNNNNNNNNNNNNNNNNNNNNNNNNNNNNNNNNNNNNNNNNNNNNNNNNNNNNNNNNNNNNNNNNNNNNNNNNNNNNNNNNNNNNNNNNNNNNNNNNNNNNNNNNNNNNNNNNNNNNNNNNNNNNNNNNNNNNNNNNNNNNNNNNNNNNNNNNNNNNNNNNNNNNNNNNNNNNNNNNNNNNNNNNNNNNNNNNNNNNNNNNNNNNNNNNNNNNNNNNNNNNNNNNNNNNNNNNNNNNNNNNNNNNNNNNNNNNNNNNNNNNNNNNNNNNNNNNNNNNNNNNNNNNNNNNNNNNNNNNNNNNNNNNNNNNNNNNNNNNNNNNNNNNNNNNNNNNNNNNNNNNNNNNNNNNNNNNNNNNNNNNNNNNNNNNNNNNNNNNNNNNNNNNNNNNNNNNNNNNNNNNNNNNNNNNNNNNNNNNNNNNNNNNNNNNNNNNNNNNNNNNNNNNNNNNNNNNNNNNNNNNNNNNNNNNNNNNNNNNNNNNNNNNNNNNNNNNNNNNNNNNNNNNNNNNNNNNNNNNNNNNNNNNNNNNNNNNNNNNNNNNNNNNNNNNNNNNNNNNNNNNNNNNNNNNNNNNNNNNNNNNNNNNNNNNNNNNNNNNNNNNNNNNNNNNNNNNNNNNNNNNNNNNNNNNNNNNNNNNNNNNNNNNNNNNNNNNNNNNNNNNNNNNNNNNNNNNNNNNNNNNNNNNNNNNNNNNNNNNNNNNNNNNNNNNNNNNNNNNNNNNNNNNNNNNNNNNNNNNNNNNNNNNNNNNNNNNNNNNNNNNNNNNNNNNNNNNNNNNNNNNNNNNNNNNNNNNNNNNNNNNNNNNNNNNNNNNNNNNNNNNNNNNNNNNNNNNNNNNNNNNNNNNNNNNNNNNNNNNNNNNNNNNNNNNNNNNNNNNNNNNNNNNNNNNNNNNNNNNNNNNNNNNNNNNNNNNNNNNNNNNNNNNNNNNNNNNNNNNNNNNNNNNNNNNNNNNNNNNNNNNNNNNNNNNNNNNNNNNNNNNNNNNNNNNNNNNNNNNNNNNNNNNNNNNNNNNNNNNNNNNNNNNNNNNNNNNNNNNNNNNNNNNNNNNNNNNNNNNNNNNNNNNNNNNNNNNNNNNNNNNNNNNNNNNNNNNNNNNNNNNNNNNNNNNNNNNNNNNNNNNNNNNNNNNNNNNNNNNNNNNNNNNNNNNNNNNNNNNNNNNNNNNNNNNNNNNNNNNNNNNNNNNNNNNNNNNNNNNNNNNNNNNNNNNNNNNNNNNNNNNNNNNNNNNNNNNNNNNNNNNNNNNNNNNNNNNNNNNNNNNNNNNNNNNNNNNNNNNNNNNNNNNNNNNNNNNNNNNNNNNNNNNNNNNNNNNNNNNNNNNNNNNNNNNNNNNNNNNNNNNNNNNNNNNNNNNNNNNNNNNNNNNNNNNNNNNNNNNNNNNNNNNNNNNNNNNNNNNNNNNNNNNNNNNNNNNNNNNNNNNNNNNNNNNNNNNNNNNNNNNNNNNNNNNNNNNNNGGGGGCAGGGCACCCACTGCACACAGGGGGCAGGGCATCCACTGCACACAGGGGGCAGGTCTCCCACTGCACACAGTGGGGCAGGTCTCCCACTGCACACAGGGGGGCAGGTCTCCCACTGCACACAGGGGGGCAGGTCAGTCACTGCACACAGGGGGGCAGGGCACCCACTGCACACAGGGGGGCAGGTCTCCCACTGCACACAGGGGGGCAGGTCAGTCACTGCACACAGGGGGAGCAGGTCAGTCACTGCACACAGAGGGGCAGGTCAGTCACTGCACACAGGGGGGCAGGTCAGTCACCGCACACAGGGGAGCAGGTCAGTCACTGCACACAGGGGAGCAGGGTACCCACTGCACACAGGGGGGCAGGTCAGTCACTCACACAGGGGGCAGGGCACCCACTGCACACAGGGGGCAGGGCACCCACTGCACACAGAGGGCAGGGCACCCACTGCACACAGAGGGCAGGTCACTCACTGGAAACAGGGGGGCCGGTCACCCACTGCACACAGGGGGCAGTGAGGCAGGTCAGTTGCAATCACCGAAACATGCAGACCCCCCCATGCCTAAGCTTTTcattaagaaaaaagaaaatcgaCTCATGTTTGACTGGTTCCTGAAGGCTGCCACTGAACCGCGCAAAAGCCGCTGAAATAATCGCCCAGCATTTACCGTGTCCTATGAGCTCTTCAGTAACACCGCTCTCTCAGTGAGTAAACCGTTCCCCTCCTGAACATCTTCAACATCTTCTGTCCCGGCTCGGAAAGGGAGACAGCGGGCTGTTCTCAGCAGCAAAGATGCAGGAAGCTCCTGTGCAGGTGCATGGGAGGGTTGCCCACTCACCCTGCCCTTGCACAAAGCTCTCCTCTCCTTCCCGTCCCCACTCCTCTACTCACCAACTGGAGCCGGCAAGCTCAGCAACTCCGCTTTATTCCTCAGCCTCCACCCTCTGACAAGCCATGCAGGGAGAGGGAGCTAGagaaacgtgtgtgtgtgtgtcagagagacaggAGGCTGGCTCTGGATTTAAAGAGATCTCCTCACAGCCAAACTGTGCAATCCTGCCCCAACCCCGCCTACTCTTACTGGAGGGCTCTTTAACAACACACCTTCTGGGAGCAGCTCAACATCGAGGGGGAGGGTCGGATAAAAAGACCCCTTTTTTTAACCAGGAGCAGAGTGCCACCGCTTAAAGCTTAGCGAGAGGGTCAGCCCTCAGCTGTGGAGCTCCCCACAGTCCAGATTTCTCCAGGTAAGAgttcctttttgaaaaaaaaaatcgatAAATCAAGTTTCCCGGACCCGAAacgtaaactctgctttctctccacagacgcagccagacctgctgagtttctccagcaatgcctgtttctgatgtccagcatctgcagttctttctgatgttttaaaaataaaataaatcggTTTTGTTCATTTATGTGCCTGCCCTCTTGTGTGTTTGAAATCTCCATATTTGGGGTGGGCTGGAGGTGGGCTGGTGTCCTCAGGACGCGAGGGTGGGTTCTGATGAACATTGAGGGTCTTTGTGGAGCGGGGAGGGTGTCTCTACCCCGTGAGACCGACGGACCGGGTTCGACTCTCCTGCTGACCCAGAGATGCCACCTGACATATCCAAATAGGTTAAAATAGCGGAAACAAGAAAAAATAACACACACGGGGTGCTATAGAAATTCAGCGGCTCCGCTCACATCTGTAGACAGAAAGGAACACGGTTAAcgcttcgagtccagtgacccttcgtcagaactagCCAGTTTGGGCCGAATGGTCCATCTCACTGAAAAGGGAGATAGTTCCACCTCTGGGCACCAGGAGGTTTTATTTAGAGTGGGGAACTAGTGATTGCAAAGACCACAGTTTCCCGACTGAGCACTTTAACACATGCATATGCAATTAAACAAAAATACTGCCATTTCACAAATTCTGCTGAAACTAATTCCTGCATCGGGAAGTGGGACGTTGCTCTGTGGAGATTTAATGCAGCTTCTCTTTTGGTATTGCACGCAGGCAGttgtatgtgtatatatactCACACACTTATGTTAAAATAATCCCTATTTGGGATTTCAGTCTCCCGTTCAGTTCTCTGTCACGCCGAGGATGCTGCTCAGGACCGCTGTCTCTGCAGAACTGGAGTGATAATTCGGCTGCTAAGAGATTCTCCATTCTCCACGCAGAACAaggctgttaaaaaaaacatCCCCCCCACCCACGTCCCATTTGCAAATGTGTCAATATTGTAGGTTAAAATATTACctgcagactgcagatgctggaaaccagaatctggattagtggtgctggaagatcacagcagttcaggcagcatccgaggtcaaTATTGTGCCTAGGTCGCGCGGTTgactctccctccatccctcctTTCTGATTCTTTTCCCGTTCAACCCAGCGGCTGCTCGGTGGAGTTTCAGATGTTCGAACTGGCCCCGAGCTCAGCCAGCACACCGTGGTGCTGTTCCGGCTGGGGAAAAGCCAAAGGCTTTCTGTACCTTGTACAACCCCCGAGGCGCTCTGCTACCACCTCCCTCAGTCCCTGGGCCAGTACACCCAGGAACACGGGGTTCGTGTGGAATTACCACTTGGTTACTGTTATCTTCGAATCACGTCAGCCCCCGAGGGAGACcattctgctgctcttgtctcaTTGAATGGGAAAAAGTcctgttgaggttatacaggatgtgtccagttctggtcatccagctataggaaggatgatatcaatttggagagggttcagaagagatttaccagggtttTGCCAGATAATATAAATCAAATCAGTCTCACTATGGTATTTCAAAGACTGCCGTTCAACAGCGGATTTATCATAAGAAATTTATTGGTGAGTTCCCATGTGTGTTCTTCCTTGAGCCCTACAGCCTTTGAGCAGTTATAGACCAAATGTCTGTCAGTTTCCTCTCCGAGAAAAATAATTCCAAACAGGAATGacccttctgagaaaagaaagtcctcctcatcgCCATCTTAAATGTGAGATGTCCCCTAATTCTCTATGATGGGAAACATTCAGCATGCACTCTGGTAAGTCATCATCAGAATCTCcaatgtgatcacctctcatccttataaatttcaAGGCCCAAATTGCTCTACCTCTCCTGATGAGAAGACCCATTCATCTCAGACATCAGTcaatctgtgtgggtttcctccgggcgctctggtttcctcccacagtttaaagatgtgcaggttgggtgaactggccatattAAATTACCCCTGGTGATAGATGTGTTAGTCAgagagaagtgggtctgggtgggttactcttcggcgagtcagtgtggactggttgggccgaagggcctgtttccacactgtaggtaatttaatctaatctaaatatggaaggattgagttataaagaaaggttgggaaTTTTTCACTGGTGCGCAGGGGGGTTGAAGACAatctgatggaagtttataaaataatgaagggtataggaagcattaatgatagttgtcttttccccaggatgggggatttcaagaccagggggcacatttttaaggtgaaaggagagagattttaaaaaagacacagacctttttttaaaaaaagatggtgGAATGtatttgaactgaattgaattgaatttattgtcacgtgtaccgagacacagtgaaaagctgtgtcttgagagcaatacaggcagatcacatagacAACTagcgtagataagtaaataataggtaaacagcagcaaaaacaaaaccacaggtacaggcgaatgttaagaatttgtgagtccattcagtattctaacaacagtagggtagaagctattttgaaactggctggtgcgtgtgttcaggtttctgtaccttctccttagtggtagaggttgtagaaaaacattgccagggtgggatggatctttgagaatgctgacggcctttccttgacagtgggcctggtagatggattctatagatgggaggttggcctttgtgattgtccgggccgagttcaccactctctgtaactgtctccgatcttgaatggtacagttgccataccagggagcgatacatccagacagaatgttctggaTGGCTTCCCGAGGGAAGGgcggatgcagatacaattacaacatttaaaagtaatttggatggatacataaacaggaaaggtttggagggatataggccaggagcaggcaggtgggactagtttagtttggggttacgtttggcatggactggttagattgaagggtgtgtttctgacctgtatgactctttgaaagAACACTTCTTTAAATTAGTTTCACTCACTTGCAAATTGTTACCGTTTCCACAGCCAGTCtcctacatttggcccattgagtccacacgaCTCTGTGAAGACCATCCCTCCCAGACCACTTCCTACtctatccctacatttcccatggctagcccacttAACCAGCACagtcctggacattatgggcaatttagcatggccaatttcacctgacctgcacaactttagattgtgggaggaaaatggagcacccacaagaaacccacgcagacatggggagaatgtgcaaactccacacagtcgcccgagctGGAAACGAACCAAggttcctagcactgtgaggcagcagtgagccaccgtgccatcctgtAGGTTTTACTGAGATTTCTAATAACAGTCAGGTGTTGTCTGCCTGGATTGCTTCAGTTAGTTAACTGAAGGGGCACATCCATTAGAGGCAGTGGTTGCTTATTCGGTGGGCAGTGCGAAGCACGTACAAAGACAAAATAGAACAAAACACTATATGTGTTGAAGATccgaaaaaaaaacagaaatggctggtgaaactcagcaggtctggtagcacctgtgggaggaaagtagAGTTCATGCTTTGAGTCCAGGGACCCTCTTTCAGAATTGATAGTAggtaggaaaaggtggtatttaaGCTGGTGACAGGGGatttggatggggggggggggtgttagagggaacaggagtaggtggataggtggagaaagagagagagagaaaatggtgagGTGTTTGGTGGATGAGAGATGACACTTGTGTGGATGCTGATGGTGGACTTAGAGTAGCTGtggatcagagagagagaagcagcagtgGGTAATGAGTAACCCAGGATCAAAGTCACCCGGGCTGGGGAGGGACGTGATGGGATTGAGGAGGGTGGGAAGAAAGAGGAAAGAAGCATGTCATGGCATAGGAGTGGAGccataaaaaaaatctccataAACACAAGATTCTttctccagcaaaaaaaaatggaTGGGGAATGATAAAACTGTAGGAGGACAATTAATGCCACTCGCTTCCTGCAAGGTGTTCTTTTAATTGGAAGAATTCCAGATCCACCCCGGTCTAGCCATAGCTTGTAGTACCATGCCATTCAACTTCAGCTTATT
The sequence above is drawn from the Chiloscyllium plagiosum isolate BGI_BamShark_2017 chromosome 5, ASM401019v2, whole genome shotgun sequence genome and encodes:
- the htr5ab gene encoding 5-hydroxytryptamine (serotonin) receptor 5A, genome duplicate b; its protein translation is MDVSNSSLQWGNRSEGQLPPGGVSVFSILALTLLAGLVLATLLWNGLVLVTILRVRAFHRVPHNLVASMAVSDVLVAALVMPLSLVHELHGRRWLLGRPLCQLWVSLDVLCCTASIWNVTAIALDRYWSISRHLEYTVQARRRLSNLMIGLTWALSAVISLSPLFGWGGNAYSERDGRCQVSQEPSYTIFSTFGAFYLPLCVVLFVYWKIYKAAKFRIGSRKANTVSPMPQVVEVKEANQQPQMVFTVRHATVTFQTDGDTWREQKEKKAALMVGILIGVFVLCWIPFFITELINPLCSCDIPPIWKSIFLWLGYSNSFFNPLIYTAFNKNYNNAFRNLFSRQR